AATAAGATGTGTTCCTTAAAACAATCCCCATTTCTTCTGCAATGTATGATGTGGAATTCCTTATTACTTCAATGGTGATTGTATCCATAGTATCACAGAATTTTGTTGGTTATAGGTATTTACAACAATCTTTTAGGTGGAAAATAAAAATTTAGATTTTATCCAACTCTACAAACAACCCCGGGGCAAGGATGTCGTGAGTATATTTATATTCTTTTCCACCATGAGACCTCGTCTCATTTATGAATTTTGGCAAGACATGCCCCAAAATCAAAGTTGGATACTTTAAGGAAGGGATTTCATATCTATAATCAACAATTGTCCAATAGCCAAGATGCTCAAACTTGTCAATGGTTATGCACTTCAATGTAGGAACTGTTATTGCCCTCCCTCCGCACTCACAAAAGTCCTTATCAGAAGGTAACAAAATCCCGCAACTCTCACAGACGTTCCTTTCAGTTTCAATTATCTTTAAAACCCTCAAAGCAACATATCTTGATTCCTTTCTGTTTTCAATTTCGTTGTAGAAGAACTCTTCCTTTATTCCAGTTATAAATGGCTGTTGTAACGCTACTTTTTTCCATTCATTTATGGTTTTTTCATCAATTTCTGTTCTTTCAAATACGCTCTCCCTTGATAATTCTAAGATATTATTTTTTCCAATAAATGCTCCTTTTATTAAAAAGTCCCCAATTTCAGGTTTTTTTATTGTGAAAAAATGCCCTAACCCTTGCTCAGATAAATAGATTCCTTTGTATGTTCTTCCATATTTAGTATTTAACACTATATATCCAAGAACTCTTGCTAACACTTGTTCTTCTGATAAATCAATTTTTGGCACTTCAATATTTAGCAAATCCTCTAATCTCACAACTATCACCCTTAATTCTTAATTAATAAATTTTTTAAGGCCTTTAATATTTTGCATTGCTCAATTTTTTAAAACCATTCTTTTTAACCAAATATAAATCCTCAATCCTAACTCCAAACTCATCCTTCAGATATATCCCTGGCTCGATAGTTAAAACCATGCCCTCCTTTAAAACAACGTCTTCTTTTGCTTTAATGGATAAAGTTGGGCTCTCATGCACTTCAACGCCAACCCCATGACCAAGAGAGTGAATGAAATATTCTTTATACTCTCCCATAAACTCCCTCGCAATTTCATCAAGTTCCTTTGCTGAAACACCCTCTTTTAAATGCTTTTCAACTTCCTTCTTAGCATTAGAAACAATATCATAAACTTCTTCCATTTTCTTTGAAGGATTTAATAAAAACGTCCTTGTTATATCTGAGCAATAACCCTCATATACTGCCCCAATATCAACTAAAAGAATATTTTTTATTATTTCATTTGAGGGCAATTCATGAGGATAGGAAGTTTTTTTATCGGAGATAACTATGGTGTCAAAAGAAGGTCTGATACTCCCATTCTTTTTCATAACATATTCTATTTCTGCAGCAAGTTCGTTTTCGGTTTTATTACCTATGTTCTCAAGATTTTCCATAATATATTTTACTGCCTTATCGCTAATCTCTGCTGCATTCTTTATTAGTTTTATTTCACTTTTATTTTTTATCATTCTCATTTCTTTGATTTTGTCTGAGATTATTTTGTAGTCCTTGCTAATGTGTTTTAGGAATTTTATTGGTAAGGTTTCTTCAATGCCGTCACAACCCTCAAAGATATCTTCCCACTTCTCAAAAATCTCCACTCTTAAATTATCTTTCTCATATTTCTTTGCCATTTCATAATCTAACTTAGGGACATATAAAATTCCCTCTTCCCCTTCAAAAACTAAAACTGAAAAATTTGGTGGATACCTCTCCAAAAAATAATTTATATTCTCTTTTTTTAAAATCACTGCCTTTTTTATTTCATTCTCATGCAAATATTCCACAAATACCTTAATTTTGTCCATTCTATCCACCCCAAAAATCGAAATCTTTATATTGCACTAATGTGTCTTAATTAACCAAATATTAATTTTTAATTTTTTATTATTTGTTCGTAATTGTTTATATGAAATTTACATATGGATGTAGCATATAGTTGTTTTGTAATTAGGTAATGCCTTTAAATAAATGTTTA
The sequence above is a segment of the Methanotorris igneus Kol 5 genome. Coding sequences within it:
- a CDS encoding M24 family metallopeptidase, yielding MDKIKVFVEYLHENEIKKAVILKKENINYFLERYPPNFSVLVFEGEEGILYVPKLDYEMAKKYEKDNLRVEIFEKWEDIFEGCDGIEETLPIKFLKHISKDYKIISDKIKEMRMIKNKSEIKLIKNAAEISDKAVKYIMENLENIGNKTENELAAEIEYVMKKNGSIRPSFDTIVISDKKTSYPHELPSNEIIKNILLVDIGAVYEGYCSDITRTFLLNPSKKMEEVYDIVSNAKKEVEKHLKEGVSAKELDEIAREFMGEYKEYFIHSLGHGVGVEVHESPTLSIKAKEDVVLKEGMVLTIEPGIYLKDEFGVRIEDLYLVKKNGFKKLSNAKY